In Daphnia pulex isolate KAP4 chromosome 7, ASM2113471v1, one genomic interval encodes:
- the LOC124198754 gene encoding surfeit locus protein 1-like gives MLSLRHFQKIRRIKTCTQNYVRRSASSYGQRNAVDIGIHGYSLLAIPAITFGLGTWQIFRRQWKLGVIDHLASRTSAPPIPFQSTDIEGLSDMEYRKFELHGKFEHDKEIYIGPRSLVGNEKNEGGGMLSSGQSGYLVITPFKLSDSNLTVLVNRGWIPRKKMNPFTRLNGQREGETKLIGVYRSNENRPQFVPQNQPKDRMFHFRDVEGMARLLDTAPIFFDADADSTVPDGPVGGQTVVTVRNEHVSYILTWYSLSIITAFLWHRRFIKKMPLM, from the exons ATGCTCAGTTTAAGgcattttcagaaaattagAAGAATTAAG ACATGTACACAAAATTACGTAAGACGATCAGCCTCAAGCTATGGGCAAAGAAATGCTGTAGATATCGGAATTCACGGTTATTCGTTATTG GCTATTCCAGCCATCACTTTCGGCCTTGGGACCTGGCAGATTTTCAGACGTCAGTGGAAACTTGGTGTTATTGATCATCTTGCCAGCAGAACGTCTGCACCACCAATTCCATTTCAGTCTACAGA TATTGAAGGGCTATCTGACATGGAATACCGGAAGTTTGAACTCCATGGAAAATTTGAACATGACAAAGAGATTTACATTGGGCCAAGATCACTggttggaaatgaaaaaaatgaaggtggTGGGATGTTGTCTTCAGGGCAGAGTGGCTATTTAGTCATCACTCCATTTAAACTATCAGATTCCAA TCTCACAGTTCTTGTAAACCGCGGATGGATTCCtcgtaaaaaaatgaatccatTCACCAGACTAAATGGACAAAGAGAAGGCGAAACAAAACTGATTGGAGTGTACCGCTCTAATGAAAATCGCCCCCAGTTTGTACCCCAAAATCAGCCCAAAGACCGCATGTTTCATTTCAG AGATGTGGAGGGAATGGCTCGGCTTCTAGACACTGCGCCAATTTTCTTTGACGCGGACGCTGATAGCACAGTACCGGATGGACCTGTAGGTGGACAAACAGTTGTTACTGTTAGAAATGAACACGTTTCGTACATTTTAACGTGGTATTCATTATCAATTATCACAGCATTTTTGTGGCATCGACGATTTATCAAGAAAATGCCTCTTATGTAA
- the LOC124198757 gene encoding homeobox protein extradenticle-like isoform X2, with the protein MDDPNRLMHPVPGGQVGLMHQPPYGLPPVNVGVNVGVNMASLDGGNQDSENMTGRKQDIGEILQQIMNITDQSLDEAQARKHTLNCHRMKPALFSVLCEIKEKTVLSLRNTQEEEPPDPQLMRLDNMLIAEGVAGPEKGGGAGAAANASAAASQSGSMSDSAIEHSDYRAKLAQIRQIYHQELEKYEQACSEFTTHVMNLLREQSRTRPITPKEIERMVQIIHRKFSSIQMQLKQSTCEAVMILRSRFLDARRKRRNFSKQASEILNEYFYSHLSNPYPSEEAKEELARKCGITVSQVSNWFGNKRIRYKKNIGKAQEEANLYAAKKAAGSSPYSMAGTPGPMMSPQPGGPELRGPQDSLGPYGAMGLNGGDFPSSMGGQGYGDSSMGYDPSMHQVNSP; encoded by the exons ATGGATGATCCAAATCGACTTATGCATCCTGTTCCAGGTGGCCAGGTTGGACTAATGCATCAGCCACCGTATGGGTTACCTCCTGTCAATGTCGGAGTCAATGTTGGGGTTAACATGGCTTCACTTGATGGAGGGAACCAAGACTCTGAAAATATGACTGGACGAAAGCAG gatatTGGAGAAATTCTGCAACAGATCATGAACATCACAGACCAGAGTCTTGATGAAGCCCAAGCACGCAAGCATACCCTGAACTGTCATCGCATGAAACCTGCTTTGTTTTCTGTCTTGTGtgaaatcaaagagaaaactg TTTTGTCGCTACGCAACACGCAAGAAGAGGAGCCTCCAGATCCGCAACTCATGCGGTTGGATAACATGTTGATTGCTGAAGGAGTAGCTGGTCCTGAAAAAGGAGGTGGGGCCGGTGCTGCTGCCAATGCATCAGCTGCAGCGTCTCAAAGCGGCTCAATGTCGGACTCGGCTATTGAACACTCTGATTATAGGGCTAAGTTGGCACAAATTCGTCAAATTTACCATCAAGAGCTTGAGAAATATGAGCAG GCTTGCAGTGAATTCACCACCCATGTTATGAATTTGCTCCGAGAACAATCCCGTACTCGTCCGATTACACCCAAGGAGATTGAGCGGATGGTTCAGATCATTCATCGCAAGTTTAGCTCCATCCAAATGCAGCTGAAGCAAAGCACTTGCGAGGCCGTTATGATTTTACGATCTCGTTTCCTCGACGCCAG GAGGAAGCGGCGTAACTTCAGCAAACAAGCTTCTGAGATCTTGAATGAGTACTTCTACTCGCACCTAAGCAACCCCTACCCAAGTGAAGAAGCCAAAGAAGAGCTCGCTCGTAAATGTGGGATCACCGTTTCACag gtTTCGAATTGGTTCGGTAACAAACGAATTCGTTACAAGAAAAACATTGGAAAAGCCCAAGAGGAGGCCAACCTGTATGCTGCTAAAAAGGCCGCGG GTTCCTCGCCATACAGTATGGCTGGAACTCCCGGACCGATGATGTCGCCTCAACCTGGTGGTCCTGAACTCAGGGGTCCACAAGATTCCTTAGGCCCGTACGGTGCTATGGGACTCAACGGTGGTGACTTTCCTTCCTCCATGGGCGGCCAA GGCTATGGCGATTCATCGATGGGTTATGATCCAAGTATGCATCAAGTGAATTCACCCTGA
- the LOC124198757 gene encoding homeobox protein extradenticle-like isoform X1 yields the protein MDDPNRLMHPVPGGQVGLMHQPPYGLPPVNVGVNVGVNMASLDGGNQDSENMTGRKQDIGEILQQIMNITDQSLDEAQARKHTLNCHRMKPALFSVLCEIKEKTVLSLRNTQEEEPPDPQLMRLDNMLIAEGVAGPEKGGGAGAAANASAAASQSGSMSDSAIEHSDYRAKLAQIRQIYHQELEKYEQACSEFTTHVMNLLREQSRTRPITPKEIERMVQIIHRKFSSIQMQLKQSTCEAVMILRSRFLDARRKRRNFSKQASEILNEYFYSHLSNPYPSEEAKEELARKCGITVSQVSNWFGNKRIRYKKNIGKAQEEANLYAAKKAAGSSSPYSMAGTPGPMMSPQPGGPELRGPQDSLGPYGAMGLNGGDFPSSMGGQGYGDSSMGYDPSMHQVNSP from the exons ATGGATGATCCAAATCGACTTATGCATCCTGTTCCAGGTGGCCAGGTTGGACTAATGCATCAGCCACCGTATGGGTTACCTCCTGTCAATGTCGGAGTCAATGTTGGGGTTAACATGGCTTCACTTGATGGAGGGAACCAAGACTCTGAAAATATGACTGGACGAAAGCAG gatatTGGAGAAATTCTGCAACAGATCATGAACATCACAGACCAGAGTCTTGATGAAGCCCAAGCACGCAAGCATACCCTGAACTGTCATCGCATGAAACCTGCTTTGTTTTCTGTCTTGTGtgaaatcaaagagaaaactg TTTTGTCGCTACGCAACACGCAAGAAGAGGAGCCTCCAGATCCGCAACTCATGCGGTTGGATAACATGTTGATTGCTGAAGGAGTAGCTGGTCCTGAAAAAGGAGGTGGGGCCGGTGCTGCTGCCAATGCATCAGCTGCAGCGTCTCAAAGCGGCTCAATGTCGGACTCGGCTATTGAACACTCTGATTATAGGGCTAAGTTGGCACAAATTCGTCAAATTTACCATCAAGAGCTTGAGAAATATGAGCAG GCTTGCAGTGAATTCACCACCCATGTTATGAATTTGCTCCGAGAACAATCCCGTACTCGTCCGATTACACCCAAGGAGATTGAGCGGATGGTTCAGATCATTCATCGCAAGTTTAGCTCCATCCAAATGCAGCTGAAGCAAAGCACTTGCGAGGCCGTTATGATTTTACGATCTCGTTTCCTCGACGCCAG GAGGAAGCGGCGTAACTTCAGCAAACAAGCTTCTGAGATCTTGAATGAGTACTTCTACTCGCACCTAAGCAACCCCTACCCAAGTGAAGAAGCCAAAGAAGAGCTCGCTCGTAAATGTGGGATCACCGTTTCACag gtTTCGAATTGGTTCGGTAACAAACGAATTCGTTACAAGAAAAACATTGGAAAAGCCCAAGAGGAGGCCAACCTGTATGCTGCTAAAAAGGCCGCGGGTA GTTCCTCGCCATACAGTATGGCTGGAACTCCCGGACCGATGATGTCGCCTCAACCTGGTGGTCCTGAACTCAGGGGTCCACAAGATTCCTTAGGCCCGTACGGTGCTATGGGACTCAACGGTGGTGACTTTCCTTCCTCCATGGGCGGCCAA GGCTATGGCGATTCATCGATGGGTTATGATCCAAGTATGCATCAAGTGAATTCACCCTGA
- the LOC124198758 gene encoding rhodanese domain-containing protein CG4456-like — protein MSSARLFSRALVNIISMPSNICLHSRYCSEAAVKLGSIDFESVKAGLDKKSLTYIDVRNRSELQKDGTIVGSFNIPLPEVTNAFAMSPEDFKQKYGFPMPEKNADNIIVGCLFAIRSKEAGLFLQKIGYNTIRIYNGGFNEWKAKDGPITK, from the exons ATGTCATCAGCACGCCTTTTTTCTCGGGCTTTAGTGAACATAATTTCAATGCCTTCAAATATCTGTCTTCATAGTCGTTATTGTTCAGAAGCTGCTGTTAAACTAG GCTCTATTGATTTTGAATCAGTGAAAGCTGGACTAGATAAGAAGAGCTTGACATACATAGATGTTCGTAATAGAAGTGAATTGCAAAAGGATGGCACGATTGTAGGAAGCTTCAACATTCCTT TGCCAGAGGTAACCAATGCATTTGCCATGAGCCCTGaagatttcaaacaaaagtaTGGCTTTCCCATGCCAGAGAAAAATGCAGATAACATTATTGTGGGCTGCCTGTTTGCAATCAGATCAAAAGAAGCTGGATtgtttcttcagaaaattggcTATAACACCATAAG gaTTTATAATGGAGGCTTCAATGAATGGAAAGCTAAAGATGGACCCATcactaaataa